One stretch of Pyrenophora tritici-repentis strain M4 chromosome 4, whole genome shotgun sequence DNA includes these proteins:
- a CDS encoding DUF2012 domain containing protein has product MKLSLSALATLVTLGDAARLLLQIPNTPLVNPSTLPSTTHATLQSSGSPHDASLTRSNTFVFNNVSAGSYLATVHCRDYFFEPLRIDVSLEEAVEGSGDTREVIRAWQTFLGNEWDNKGESRGEGGNGLVIEARPVGAKYFYTERQGFSPLSFLKNPMILMAIVSMGLIFGMPKLMENMDPEMKEEFEEMQKNGVLGSGQTNTAQQLQNFDLASWMAGKTDTAGAAQAKKK; this is encoded by the exons ATGAAGCTCTCTCTGAGCGCCCTAGCGACTCTCGTGACCCTCGGCGATGCCGCCCGTCTGCTCCTCCAAATTCCAAACACGCCTCTCGTGAACCCGTCCACGCTCCCCTCCACAACCCACGCAACCCTCCAATCCAGCGGCTCGCCCCATGATGCCTCCCTCACCCGTTCAAACACTTTCGTCTTCAACAATGTAAGCGCAGGCAGCTACCTTGCCACCGTACATTGCCGCGACTACTTCTTCGAGCCGCTGCGCATTGATGTCAGTTTGGAGGAGGCGGTTGAAGGAAGCGGCGATACGAGGGAGGTGATACGTGCATGGCAGACATTCTTAGGGAACGAATGGGATAACAAGGGAGAGAGTAGAGGAGAGGGTGGGAATGGTCTTGTAATTGAGGCGAGGCCGGTGGGAGCCAAGTATTTCTACACGGAGAGGCAGGGAT TTTCACCGCTGTCATTTTTGAAGAACCCAATGATTCTCATGGCCATCGTATCCATGGGTCTCATCTTCGGCATGCCCAAGTTGATGGAGAACA TGGACCCCGAGATGAAGGAAGAATTCGAGGAAATGCAGAAGAACGGAGTCCTTGGTTCTGGCCAAACGAATACCGCACAACAGCTTCAGAACTTCGATCTTGCATCGTGGATGGCAGGTAAGACGGACACAGCCGGTGCTGCACAGGCGAAGAAGAAATAG
- a CDS encoding cleft lip and palate associated transmembrane protein 1 encodes MPEAQAAAAAPPAEGKSLVTSIAQSIGLFLLVQGGMKYFMPATPKSAPAVSDPSQAGSAVVAKPSNVVIPAWEQRPQALDPGVQWSPIPYAAAPMWPAGTEMDIAMYISSSIAMPPLKSMPQDTLLIDEKNFKFGDYNENREINTEFKVPKAVQQNATLLAHFYVAQSGSVIDPTQPGYDTAKAYHFIRPLSQYQPKKKIAKTRNLLSDMPERVEAETEEEKNAPKIVASYYHPNFTVSLIPDAGTVQYANMHPGPRKFITLEATGARDASGQHSWYYPIVFTNTFWQLKKHMIELNDTVTTLPLNVKLNNFAHWKFNIIAAMDENLNANARAAAAGQSTPGGGDGSEMEMFKEILIDSNSYLLAITAVVSVFHMIFEMLAFKNDVQHWRKKKDNVGTSVRTILANVFMQAVIFLYLIDNNENTSYMILFGQGMGMAIEAWKITKSVNVRIRPTAPGSLIPYTIVFEDKHVLSETEKKTEEYDAIAFKYLYMVAVPLLVAYAIYSLMYDTHKSWYSFIITTLVGSVYAYGFLMMVPALYINYRLQSVAHMPGRAMTYKFLNTFIDDLFAFTIKMPTLHRLATLRDDVIFFVYLFQTWKYKVDYNRINEFGQGGDDEEVEEKDANKPLVASAGADKGLKVPDQEKVEKLKEEKEGVKASGSQKKGGATKRK; translated from the exons ATGCCCGAGGCACAAGCAGCCGCAGCCGCACCGCCGGCGGAGGGCAAGAGC CTTGTCACTTCGATCGCGCAGAGTATCGGTCTCTTCCTCCTCGTTCAGGGTGGCATGAAGTATTTCATGCCAGCAACGCCGAAATCAGCCCCCGCCGTCTCCGATCCTTCACAGGCAGGGTCCGCCGTTGTTGCGAAGCCGTCCAATGTCGTGATTCCCGCATGGGAACAGAGACCACAAGCGCTCGATCCCGGTGTCCAATGGAGTCCTATACCCTATGCCGCTGCGCCCATGTGGCCAGCCGGGACCGAGATGGATATCGCCATGTACATTTCTTCGTCCATCGCTATGCCCCCGCTCAAGTCGATGCCGCAGGACACACTCTTGATCGATGAGAAGAATTTCAAGTTTGGAGACTACAACGAGAACAGGGAGATTAATACAGAGTTCAAGGTGCCAAAGGCAGTGCAGCAAAATGCGACTCTGCTCGCTCACTTTTATGTGGCGCAGAGCGGCAGTGTAATCGATCCCACGCAGCCCGGCTACGATACCGCAAAGGCCTACCACTTCATCCGTCCCTTGTCCCAGTACCAGCCCAAGAAGAAAATTGCAAAGACAAGGAATCTGTTAAGCGATATGCCGGAAAGAGTGGAGGCTGAAAcggaggaggagaagaacGCGCCCAAGATCGTGGCTTCGTACTACCACCCCAACTTCACCGTCTCTCTGATTCCAGACGCTGGTACCGTTCAATATGCCAACATGCATCCTGGTCCGCGCAAGTTCATCACACTCGAGGCTACCGGCGCACGCGACGCATCTGGTCAGCACAGCTGGTACTATCCCATCGTCTTCACGAACACCTTCTGGCAGCTCAAGAAGCACATGATCGAACTAAACGACACAGTCACAACTCTTCCGCTCAATGTCAAGCTCAACAACTTCGCCCACTGGAAGTTCAACATCATAGCTGCCATGGATGAGAATCTGAATGCAAACGCCAgagctgcagctgcaggCCAGTCGACACCCGGAGGAGGCGACGGATCCGAAATGGAAATGTTCAAGGAGATTCTCATCGACAGCAACTCGTACCTCCTCGCCATCACAGCCGTCGTATCCGTCTTCCACATGATCTTCGAGATGCTCGCCTTCAAAAACGACGTACAGCACTGGCGCAAGAAGAAGGATAACGTCGGCACCTCTGTCCGCACCATCCTCGCAAACGTCTTCATGCAAGCCGTCATCTTCCTCTACCTCATAGACAACAACGAAAACACATCGTACATGATTCTCTTCGGCCAAGGCATGGGCATGGCAATCGAAGCCTGGAAAATCACCAAATCCGTAAACGTCCGTATTCGGCCTACAGCCCCTGGCTCCCTCATCCCTTACACCATTGTCTTCGAAGATAAACACGTCCTCTCGGAGACGGAGAAGAAGACGGAGGAATACGACGCCATCGCCTTTAAATATCTCTACATGGTCGCCGTACCCCTCCTCGTCGCCTACGCTATCTACTCCCTCATGTACGACACACACAAATCGTGGTACTCGttcatcatcaccacgcTCGTCGGCTCCGTCTACGCCTACGGCTTCCTCATGATGGTGCCCGCATTGTACATAAACTACCGTCTCCAATCCGTCGCCCACATGCCCGGCCGCGCAATGACGTACAAGTTCCTCAACACCTTCATCGACGACCTCTTTGCATTCACGATTAAAATGCCGACGCTACATCGCTTGGCTACGCTGAGAGACGATGTCATCTTCTTTGTGTACCTATTTCAGACGTGGAAGTACAAGGTCGATTATAACCGTATCAATGAGTTTGGCCAGGGCGGCGATGACGAGGAGGTCGAGGAGAAGGATGCTAATAAGCCGCTGGTGGCGAGTGCGGGTGCGGATAAGGGGTTGAAGGTTCCGGATCAGGAGAAGGTGGAGAAGTtgaaggaggagaaggaggggGTGAAGGCTAGTGGGAGTCAGAAGAAGGGTGGGGCGACGAAGAGGAAGTAA
- a CDS encoding PAT1 multi-domain protein, with protein sequence MAAMDELGTQLQSLQALKPPGVTPTKIKAITQLCVDNIQSHSIIVQKIANQLQNSVATHKLGVLYVVDAVARQWVEKAKQAGQTVSKNAAQGTYASGVQMMRDVLPAMMDNLINAAPDTQKEKISKLLDIWERGQTFSLDMLARFKQQLNGGQHSVQAPSEPPKSNGAVSTFNGHTNQQLPPQAQSSQDQAALYAALAAAGQQTAHTNVSHTAPSAFPFQQSMVPPPPPGFVPPPPTGAMPLGAIGQPGLPVPPAGMNELAGQILQAMSSGSIQPDQAIQVLNALATASNGGMTIPLPQPSVVTQTPLQTQSAAQNGGQAERYDQNDSRMRDRSRSPDYQRRRSPAHRSPPVANRRESPTYGVYDPNAGPEGNAQRFERGERGRGRGKQRGGGRNDRNEYRQRTPPRRQPSPPRAAYGQSKYIEWDDTLPRDHIRVLSRTLFVGGAGGTEGEIRSIFARFGRVQTCIVNQDKRHAFVKMLTRPDAVAAKQGMDSLQDPAAQSKARQTRWGVGFGPRDCSDYTTGISVVPISRLTDADRKWALTAEHGGTGGRALEGGMVIEEPDIEIGAGVSSKAVVYPLTLHAVGVEALVDVETSVPVEIMAGVVTSTDVTTSASV encoded by the exons ATGGCAGCTATGGATGAGCTAGGCACTCAACTACAGTCGCTACAGGCTCTCAAGCCCCCAGGTGTTACACCGACCAAGATCAAGGCCATCACGCAACTATGCGTCGACAACATTCAG TCCCACTCGATTATCGTTCAGAAGATCGCAAATCAGCTCCAAAACAGCGTCGCCACACATAAGCTAGGAGTATTATACGTTGTAGATGCAGTCGCTCGCCAATGGGTCGAAAAAGCCAAGCAGGCCGGCCAAACCGTGTCCAAAAATGCTGCACAAGGAACATATGCCTCAGGCGTGCAGATGATGAGAGATGTACTACCAGCTATGATGGATAACCTTATCAACGCGGCACCAGACACCCAGAAGGAGAAGATTTCGAAACTTTTAGACATCTGGGAACGTGGCCAAACGTTTTCCCTCGATATGCTCGCTCGCTTCAAGCAGCAGCTAAATGGCGGTCAGCATA GCGTACAAGCACCTTCAGAGCCACCAAAGAGCAACGGCGCAGTATCGACTTTCAATGGACACACTAACCAACAGCTACCACCTCAAGCACAATCGTCACAAGATCAAGCTGCCCTCTATGCTGCACTTGCTGCTGCTGGTCAGCAAACTGCGCACACTAACGTTTCTCACACAGCACCTTCTGCATTTCCTTTCCAACAGAGCATGGTGCCGCCCCCACCCCCTGGTTTCGTGCCTCCCCCGCCAACTGGAGCGATGCCCCTTGGAGCAATCGGGCAACCCGGGCTACCTGTCCCACCTGCTGGCATGAATGAACTCGCAGGTCAAATTTTGCAAGCCATGAGCTCTGGGTCTATTCAGCCCGACCAGGCTATACAGGTACTCAATGCATTGGCCACAGCTTCGAATGGAGGAATGACTATCCCCCTTCCACAACCGTCAGTTGTTACGCAAACCCCGTTGCAGACTCAGTCCGCCGCCCAAAATGGTGGCCAAGCAGAGCGATATGATCAGAACGACAGTAGAATGCGAGACCGTAGCCGTTCACCTGACTATCAACGTCGACGTTCGCCTGCGCATAGATCTCCTCCAGTTGCAAATCGTCGCGAGAGTCCTACATATGGTGTCTACGACCCTAATGCAGGCCCTGAGGGCAATGCACAACGCTTTGAGCGAGGTGAGCGCGGCCGTGGTCGTGGTAAACAGAGGGGAGGAGGCCGTAATGATCGTAATGAGTATCGACAGCGCACTCCACCTCGACGACAGCCAAGTCCGCCTAGAGCTGCTTATGGACAGTCAAAGTATATTGAGTGGGATGACACTCTACCGCGCGATCACATCCGGGTACTAAGTCGTACATTATTCGTAGGCGGTGCTGGCGGAACAGAAGGTGAGATAAGGAGCATCTTTGCTCGTTTCGGTAGAGTGCAAACGTGCATTGTCAACCAGGATAAGCGCCATGCTTTTGTCAAGATGTTGACCCGACCGGATGCCGTTGCTGCCAAGCAGGGTATGGATTCACTTCAAGATCCCGCTGCGCAGTCCAAAGCGCGTCAG ACTCGATGGGGTGTCGGCTTTGGTCCTCGTGACTGTAGTGATTATACAACAGGCATCAGTGTGGTTCCTATTTCCCGACTTACAGATGCTGACCGCAAGTGGGCTTTAACTGCTGAACATGGTGGCACTGGCGGTCGAGCACTTGAAGGAGGCATGGTAATCGAAGAGCCGGACATTGAGATTGGCGCTGGTGTCTCCTCCAAAG CCGTCGTGTACCCACTGACGCTCCACGCGGTGGGCGTGGAGGCTTTGGTGGACGTGGAGACTTCAGTGCCCGTGGAGATCATGGCGGGCGTGGTAACTTCAACGGACGTGACAACTTCAGCGAGCGTGTAG
- a CDS encoding NhaP, NhaP-type Na+-H+ and K+-H+ antiporter, with protein sequence MPTLALNNFNIVCATLGGFITAFGLVSYLMKEKFYLSEALISLVAGLIFSPHATNWIRPEEYALNNEVVLDTITLYFTRLVLGVQLVLAGVQLPSKYLKTEWKSLALLLGPVMTVMWLVTSLLVYALVPHISFLHALAVGACVTPTDPVLSNSIVKGKFADKNIPKELQKIIVAESGANDGLGYPFLFLPLYLIQHIGHGGQGSDNSTQIAVGLWFGETWAYTILLSVVYGAVVGWVAKELLHWAEEKKYVDRESFLVFAITLALFIVGTVGMIGSDDVLACFIAGNTFTWDDWFRLETMDDSFQPTIDMLLNVSIFIWFGAVAPWRLFATSPVIPIYRLIPLGILVLMFRRPPIIFAMHKQIHQIEQRRQALFVGFFGPIGVSAIFYLYISLEFLSGIRVNGEIREDCAYLMEVMKVVIWFLVICSVIIHGLSIPMGKLGFHIPRTLSSALSFGRSNSGFPDEPEAPFHVRDENITDAESRVRRRPGWSRNGGDSLPNRVVRIGRSLISSGTSSASTSRANSTARVAMPIPPLSDAGSEGRPDGGVTTPAATAALGEGVVPGRTIRFRDEQAEMGTSKADRKD encoded by the exons ATGCCTACTCTAGCGCTCAACAACTTCAACATTGTCTGTGCGACTTTGGGGGGGTTCATCACCGCTTTTGGGCTTGTTAGTTATTTGATGAAAGAGAAGTTCTACCTTAGTGAAGCGC TGATATCACTAGTCGCTGGACTCATCTTCTCTCCGCACGCCACAAACTGGATCAGACCGGAGGAATACGCACTTAACAATGAAGTGGTCTTAGATACCATCACTCTTTACTTTACACGCCTGGTTCTCGGCGTTCAATTGGTGCTTGCAGGCGTACAGCTACCGTCAAAATACTTAAAGACAGAATGGAAGAGTTTGGCGCTCCTGCTCGGCCCTGTCATGACGGTCATGTGGCTCGTTACTAGTCTACTAGTTTATGCCTTGGTTCCGCACATCAGCTTCCTGCATGCGCTGGCTGTAGGTGCTTGTGTCACACCTACGGACCCTGTGTTGTCGAACTCTATCGTCAAGGGCAAGTTTGCCGACAAGAATATTCCAAAAGAACTACAGAAAATCATCGTTGCGGAATCAGGCGCGAACGACGGTCTGGGATACCCGTTTCTATTCCTCCCTCTCTATCTGATTCAGCACATTGGCCACGGAGGTCAGGGTTCAGACAATAGTACCCAAATAGCAGTAGGTTTGTGGTTCGGCGAGACGTGGGCATATACCATCTTGCTAAGCGTAGTCTATGGTGCTGTGGTGGGCTGGGTTGCAAAGGAACTACTACATTGGGCTGAGGAGAAGAAGTATGTTGATCGTGAAAGTTTCTTGGTGTTTGCCATCACCTTGGCT CTCTTCATCGTTGGCACTGTTGGTATGATTGGCAGCGACGATGTGCTTGCTTGCTTCATCGCTGGAAATACATTTACATGGGATGACTGGTTTCGCCTGGAAACAATGGACGACTCGTTCCAACCTACCATCGATATGCTGCTCAATGTTTCCATCTTCATTTGGTTCGGAGCCGTTGCTCCCTGGCGCCTCTTTGCGACTTCGCCTGTAATTCCCATTTACCGGCTCATTCCTCTCGGCATCTTGGTCTTGATGTTCCGCAGGCCTCCCATCATCTTCGCCATGCACAAACAGATTCATCAGATTGAACAGCGACGACAAGCTTTGTTCGTTGGCTTCTTCGGCCCAATTGGCGTAAGCGCCATCTTCTACCTATACATCAGTCTCGAGTTCTTAAGCGGGATCCGAGTCAACGGCGAGATAAGAGAAGATTGTGCGTATCTTATGGAGGTTATGAAAGTAGTCATCTGGTTCCTGGTGATCTGCTCTGTC ATCATTCACGGCCTTTCTATTCCCATGGGAAAACTCGGATTCCATATCCCGCGTACACTCAGCTCAGCTCTCTCTTTTGGTCGCTCAAACTCCGGCTTCCCCGATGAACCGGAGGCCCCATTCCACGTTCGCGACGAAAATATTACTGACGCCGAATCCCGCGTGCGTCGCCGTCCTGGCTGGTCGCGTAATGGTGGAGATTCGCTGCCCAACCGTGTTGTGCGTATCGGAAGGAGCTTGATTTCTAGTGGGACAAGCTCGGCGAGTACGTCGAGAGCTAATAGTACTGCAAGAGTAGCAATGCCGATACCGCCTTTGAGTGATGCAGGGAGCGAGGGCCGTCCAGATGGCGGTGTTACTACTCCTGCGGCTACTGCAGCGCTCGGAGAGGGTGTCGTTCCTGGGCGGACGATCAGGTTCAGGGATGAGCAGGCGGAAATGGGCACTTCTAAGGCTGATAGAAAGGACTAA
- a CDS encoding lysine decarboxylase protein, whose protein sequence is MTNNETAASNGTTNQPVVCVFCGASEGTSPVHMEAARNLAKALHKANIKLVYGGGTVGLMGEVARTLVSLSGPDSVHGIIPAALTRLEQNHDPANPSGHSIDHTIYGRTTVVKDMHTRKQMMAQEVIKGGPGGGFVALSGGYGTFEELMEVTTWNQLGIHNMPVIVFNVDGYWTGLIEWVKNAVTSGFIAPTNAGILSEALSAEEVVTCLNEYESAPGRFNLTWEEN, encoded by the exons ATGACCAACAACGAGACAGCAGCCAGCAATGGCACAACTAATCAGCCCGTAGTCTGTGTATT CTGCGGTGCGTCAGAGGGCACATCGCCTGTCCACATGGAAGCCGCCCGTAACCTCGCAAAAGCCCTCCATAAAGCAAACATCAAGCTTGTGTACGGCGGCGGTACCGTCGGCCTCATGGGCGAGGTAGCCCGCACTCTCGTTTCACTCTCCGGCCCCGACTCAGTCCACGGCATTATCCCCGCCGCCCTGACCAGACTGGAGCAAAATCATGACCCCGCCAATCCCTCTGGACACTCTATTGACCACACCATATACGGTCGTACAACTGTCGTCAAGGATATGCATACGAGAAAGCAGATGATGGCACAGGAAGTCATCAAGGGCGGTCCTGGCGGTGGTTTTGTTGCCTTGTCAGGGGGCTACGGCACATTCGAGGAATTGATGGAGGTTACTACCTGGAATCAGCTGGGCATTCACAACATGCCTGTCATCGTATTCAATGTTGACGGAtactggactggactgatTGAATGGGTCAAGAACGCTGTAACTAGCGGCTTCATTGCGCCTACTAATGCCGGGATCCTGTCTGAGGCTCTGAGCGCCGAAGAAGTGGTGACTTGTCTGAATGAGTACGAGAGTGCACCTGGGCGCTTCAACTTGACATGGGAAGAGAACTGA
- a CDS encoding NuoG, NADH dehydrogenase-NADH:ubiquinone oxidoreductase subunit (chain G): MLRQHMIRSLQRPAHRAALNGCRAFTASARRPADVELTIDGKKVSIEAGSALIQACDKAGVTIPRYCYHEKLMIAGSCRMCLVEVERAPKPVASCAWPVQPGMVVKTDSPLVHKAREGIMEFLLANHPLDCPICDQGGECDLQDQSMRYGADRGRFHELEGKRAVEDKNVGPLVKTSMNRCIHCTRCVRFSNDIAGAPEFGSFGRGNDLEIGTYLETALDTELSGNVIDLCPVGALTSKPYAFKARPWELYKTETIDVLDGLGSNIRVDSRGIQVMRVIPRLNDDVNEEWINDKTRFACDALSTQRLVNPLVRVDEQFQPATWEQALVEIGNAYKKIAPKGNEFKVVAGHLVETEALVAMKDLANKLGSDNLALDQPGGSEPIAHGIDVRSNYSFNSKIYGVEDADVMLIIGSNPRWEAAVLNARIRKQWLRTDLEIGYVGQDFESTFEYEKLGDNANDVKSALSGEFGKKLASAKKPMIIVGSGVTEHPDAKSIYEQVGAFVEKNKANFQTEEWNGYNILQRTASRTGAYEVGFTVPSTEVAQTKPKFVWLLGADEINETDIPKDAFVVYQGHHGDRGAQFADVVLPGAAYTEKSVTYVNTEGRVQMTRAAVGLPGASREDWKIVRAASEYLGAELPYDDVEALRDRMEEISPALRSYDLVEPASLPSLSKVQLVDQNQGAQATGQVLKNPIENFFFTDAISRNSPTMARCSAAKAQGNPQTNFMAPGEPYPQVGYGPQVAAAANV; encoded by the exons ATGCTGCGGCAACATATGATCCGGTCGCTACAGAGGCCTGCCCACCGCGCAGCCCTCAATGGCTGCCGGGCCTTTACTGCCTCGGCCCGCCGGCCAGCAGACGTAGAACTCACTATCG ATGGAAAGAAGGTATCAATCGAAG CCGGTTCCGCACTTATCCAGGCCTGTGACAAGGCCGGAGTTACCATCCCACGATACTGCTACCACGAAAAGTTGATGATTGCTGGAAGTTGCCGTATGTGCTTGGTTGAGGTGGAGCGGGCCCCTAAGCCTGTGGCTTCTTGCGCCTGGCCCGTACAGCCCGGCATGGTTGTCAAGACAGACTCGCCCCTAGTACACAAGGCGCGAGAGGGTATCATGGAGTTCTTGCTTGCCAACCACCCTCTGGATTGCCCTATTTGCGATCAGGGAGGCGAGTGCGATCTCCAGGACCAGTCGATGAGATACGGTGCAGACCGCGGCCGCTTCCACGAGCTGGAGGGCAAGCGTGCTGTCGAGGATAAGAACGTTGGACCCCTGGTCAAG ACGTCGATGAACAGGTGCATTCACTGCACACGCTGCGTCCGTTTCTCCAACGATATCGCCGGTGCTCCGGAATTTGGCTCTTTCGGTCGTGGAAACGACCTGGAAATCGGCACATACCTCGAGACCGCCCTGGACACCGAATTGTCTGGAAACGTCATTGATCTCTGCCCCGTCGGTGCGCTCACCTCCAAGCCCTACGCTTTCAAGGCCCGTCCATGGGAACTGTACAAGACTGAGACCATCGATGTTCTTGATGGCTTAGGTTCAAACATTCGCGTTGATTCTCGTGGCATTCAGGTTATGAGGGTTATTCCGCGTCTGAATGACGATGTCAACGAGGAATGGATCAACGACAAGACCCGCTTCGCTTGCGACGCCCTCAGCACCCAGCGCCTAGTGAACCCGCTTGTTCGTGTCGATGAACAGTTCCAGCCTGCTACTTGGGAGCAGGCCCTGGTCGAGATCGGTAACGCATACAAAAAGATCGCACCCAAGGGCAACGAGTTCAAGGTTGTAGCTGGCCACTTGGTCGAGACTGAAGCACTGGTTGCCATGAAAGATCTCGCCAACAAACTCGGTTCAGACAATCTGGCCCTTGACCAACCGGGAGGCAGCGAGCCTATTGCCCACGGAATCGATGTCAGGTCGAACTACTCTTTCAACTCCAAAATCTACGGTGTGGAGGATGCTGATGTCATGCTCATCATTGGTTCCAACCCTCGATGGGAGGCCGCTGTCCTGAACGCTCGCATCCGAAAGCAGTGGCTCCGAACTGACCTTGAGATTGGCTACGTTGGTCAGGACTTTGAAAGCACCTTTGAGTACGAGAAGCTTGGAGACAATGCCAACGATGTGAAGAGCGCTCTTTCTGGAGAATTTGGAAAGAAGTTGGCTTCAGCGAAGAAGCCCATGATCATTGTTGGCAGTGGTGTTACCGAACACCCTGACGCCAAGTCTATCTACGAGCAAGTCGGCGCCTTTGTTGAGAAGAACAAGGCCAACTTCCAAACTGAGGAATGGAACGGCTACAACATCCTGCAGCGAACTGCTTCTCGAACTGGCGCATATGAAGTTGGATTCACTGTTCCTTCAACTGAGGTTGCGCAGACCAAGCCCAAGTTTGTTTGGTTGCTTGGAGCAGATGAGATCAACGAGACCGACATTCCCAAAGACGCTTTCGTTGTTTACCAGGGTCATCACGGTGATCGCGGCGCACAGTTTGCTGACGTCGTTCTTCCCGGTGCCGCTTACACCGAGAAATCTGTTACATACGTCAACACCGAGGGTCGTGTACAAATGACCCGCGCCGCTGTTGGTCTTCCCGGTGCTTCGCGAGAAGACTGGAAGATTGTCCGAGCAGCTTCAGAGTACCTGGGTGCTGAGTTGCCCTACGATGACGTCGAGGCGCTGCGAGATCGCATGGAGGAGATCTCGCCCGCTCTCCGGAGCTATGACCTTGTTGAGCCCGCATCACTGCCAAGCTTGAGCAAGGTTCAACTGGTTGATCAGAACCAAGGCGCACAAGCGACTGGTCAAGTGCTCAAGAACCCGATTGAGAACTTCTTCTTCACAGATGCGATTTCAAGAAA CTCACCAACAATGGCCCGTTGCTCAGCCGCAAAGGCCCAAGGAAATCCCCAGACAAACTTTATGGCGCCGGGCGAACCATACCCGCAGGTGGGCTATGGTCCACAGGTCGCAGCAGCGGCGAATGTCTAG
- a CDS encoding DesA, Fatty acid desaturase, whose product MATSTARPQQPALRRNMTTDSAANSVSASPFDSPAGSASNTSLSSMDEQPAVRKNGKRSSGKLLDTYGNEFEIPDYTIKDIRDAIPKHCFERSAVRGLGYVARDLASLAATFYVFHNYVTPETIPSMPLRAALWTLYTVLQGFFGTGLWILAHECGHQAFSESKLLNDTVGWVCHSILLVPYFSWKISHGKHHKATGHMERDMVFLPKTRETYATRVGKMVHEISELTEEAPLATLIHTFGQQIGGWPLYLIANVTGHNHHDRQIEGKGKGKKNGFFGGVNHFFPSSPLYEKRDEHLILLSDLGLAIVIGFLTWVGKNWGFNNVFVWYIIPYLWVNHWLVMITFLQHTDPALPHYDADTWTYTRGAAATIDREFGFIGRTLLHGIVETHVLHHYISTIPFYHADEATEAIKKVMGKHYRSDTKGGPMGFMNALWKTARWCQWVEPSAEAEGEGKGVLFFRNRNGLGVPPTKIEPAGTKKAAKMEVGPESDNE is encoded by the coding sequence ATGGCAACTTCGACTGCCCGCCCCCAGCAGCCTGCGCTGAGGAGGAACATGACGACCGACTCGGCCGCCAATTCCGTCTCGGCCTCGCCCTTTGACTCGCCGGCCGGGTCAGCCTCAAACACCTCGCTGTCCTCGATGGACGAGCAGCCTGCCGTCCGCAAGAACGGCAAGAGGTCCAGTGGCAAGCTCCTTGACACGTACGGCAATGAGTTCGAGATCCCGGACTACACCATCAAGGACATCCGCGATGCCATCCCCAAGCATTGCTTCGAGCGCTCTGCTGTCCGTGGTCTGGGCTACGTTGCCCGTGACCTTGCCTCGCTCGCCGCCACCTTCTACGTCTTCCACAACTACGTGACGCCCGAGACGATCCCTTCAATGCCGCTACGAGCTGCTCTCTGGACCCTATACACTGTCCTCCAGGGCTTCTTCGGCACTGGTCTTTGGATCCTGGCCCACGAGTGTGGTCACCAGGCTTTCTCAGAGTCCAAGCTGCTCAACGACACCGTCGGCTGGGTCTGCCACTCCATCCTCCTCGTCCCATACTTCTCATGGAAGATCTCCCACGGCAAGCACCACAAGGCCACTGGCCACATGGAGCGTGACATGGTCTTCCTTCCCAAGACCCGCGAGACCTACGCTACCCGTGTCGGCAAGATGGTCCACGAGATCTCTGAGCTCACCGAGGAGGCTCCTCTAGCTACCCTCATCCACACCTTCGGCCAGCAGATTGGTGGATGGCCTCTGTACCTCATTGCCAACGTCACCGGCCACAACCACCACGATCGCCAGATCGAGGGCAAGGGTAAGGGAAAGAAGAACGGCTTCTTCGGCGGTGTCAACCACTTCTTCCCTTCCAGCCCCTTGTACGAGAAGCGTGATGAGCACCTCATCCTCCTCAGTGATCTCGGTCTTGCTATCGTCATTGGTTTCCTCACCTGGGTCGGCAAGAACTGGGGCTTCAACAATGTCTTCGTCTGGTACATCATCCCTTACCTGTGGGTCAACCACTGGCTCGTTATGATCACCTTCCTCCAGCACACCGACCCTGCCCTGCCCCACTACGACGCCGACACTTGGACCTACACTCGCGGTGCCGCTGCTACCATCGACCGTGAGTTTGGCTTCATCGGACGCACTCTTCTCCACGGCATTGTCGAGACCCACGTTCTCCACCACTACATCTCCACCATCCCCTTCTACCACGCCGACGAGGCTACTGAGGCCATCAAGAAGGTCATGGGCAAGCACTACCGTTCCGACACCAAGGGTGGCCCAATGGGCTTCATGAACGCTTTGTGGAAGACAGCCCGTTGGTGCCAGTGGGTCGAGCCGAGCGCCGAGGCTGAGGGTGAGGGCAAGGGTGTTCTCTTCTTCCGCAACCGCAACGGACTAGGTGTACCACCCACGAAGATCGAGCCTGCCGGAACCAAGAAGGCAGCCAAGATGGAGGTCGGCCCTGAGAGTGACAACGAGTAA